In the Azospirillum ramasamyi genome, one interval contains:
- a CDS encoding YajQ family cyclic di-GMP-binding protein: MPSFDIVSKTDVHEVDNAISGVRREIETRFDFKGSKCTIERTENEIVLLADDATKLEQMQELLRVYVTRRKLDAAALDFSAKPERAAGDALRQAVTIKQGIAQDLAKTIVKGIKDSKMKVQVSIQGDELRVTGKKRDDLQDAIALVKRLGIEQPLQYQNFRD, encoded by the coding sequence ATGCCGTCCTTCGACATCGTGTCCAAGACGGACGTCCACGAGGTCGACAACGCCATCTCCGGCGTCCGTCGCGAGATCGAGACCCGGTTCGATTTCAAGGGCTCCAAATGCACGATCGAGCGGACCGAGAACGAGATCGTTCTGCTGGCCGACGACGCCACCAAGCTGGAGCAGATGCAGGAGTTGCTGCGCGTCTACGTGACCCGCCGCAAGCTGGATGCCGCGGCGCTCGACTTCTCCGCCAAGCCGGAGCGGGCGGCCGGTGACGCGCTGCGCCAGGCCGTCACGATCAAGCAGGGAATCGCGCAGGATCTGGCGAAGACCATCGTCAAGGGGATCAAGGACAGCAAGATGAAGGTCCAGGTCTCGATCCAGGGCGACGAATTGCGGGTGACGGGCAAGAAGCGCGACGACCTGCAGGACGCCATCGCCCTGGTCAAGCGTCTGGGCATCGAACAGCCCCTGCAGTACCAGAACTTCCGCGACTGA